Proteins from a genomic interval of Pantoea deleyi:
- the prlC gene encoding oligopeptidase A, which yields MTNPLLTSFTLPPFSAIQPEHVVPAVTEVLSQCRAEVEKVVAQGAPYTWDNLVQPLAETDDRLSRIFSPVSHLNSVKNSPELREAYEQTLPLLSEYSTWVGQHEGLYQAYRSLKASDEYAALDLAQKKAVDNALRDFELSGIGLPKEKQQRYGEIAARLSELGSAYSNNVLDATMGWSKLITDESELAGMPESALAAAKAQAEAKEQEGWLLTLDIPSYLPVMTYCDNAALREEMYRAYATRASDQGPNAGKWDNGPVMAEELALRHELAQLLGFDSYADKSLATKMAQSPSQVIDFLNDLAERARPQGEKELEQLRAFAQKEHGVTQLNPWDLTYYGEKQKQHLYTISDEQLRPYFPEERAVAGLFEVVKRIYGITAKQRTDVEVYHPDVKFFDLFDETGELRGSFYLDLYAREHKRGGAWMDDCVGQMRKADGSLQKPVAYLTCNFNRPVKGKPALFTHDEVITLFHEFGHGLHHMLTRIEAPGVSGINGVPWDAVELPSQFMENWCWEPDALAFISGHYETGEPLPKALLDKMLAAKNYQAALFILRQLEFGLFDFRLHTEFNPEKGAQILETLREVKSRVAVVPSPEWGRFPHAFSHIFAGGYAAGYYSYLWADVLAADAYSRFEEEGIFNRETGQSFLDNILTRGGSEEPMELFKRFRGREPQLDAMLEHYGIQG from the coding sequence ATGACCAATCCGCTACTGACATCTTTTACGCTTCCCCCTTTTTCTGCCATCCAGCCTGAACATGTGGTGCCTGCCGTGACGGAAGTACTCAGCCAGTGTCGCGCAGAAGTTGAAAAAGTCGTGGCGCAGGGCGCGCCCTACACCTGGGATAACCTGGTTCAGCCGCTGGCGGAAACCGACGATCGCCTGAGCCGCATCTTCTCCCCGGTCAGCCACCTTAACTCCGTGAAAAACAGCCCGGAGCTGCGCGAAGCCTATGAGCAGACGCTGCCGCTGCTCTCTGAATACAGCACCTGGGTTGGTCAGCATGAGGGCCTCTATCAGGCCTATCGCAGCCTGAAAGCGAGCGACGAGTATGCTGCGCTGGATCTGGCGCAGAAGAAGGCGGTCGATAACGCCCTGCGTGATTTCGAACTTTCCGGTATCGGTCTGCCCAAAGAGAAGCAGCAGCGCTATGGCGAGATCGCCGCGCGCCTCTCTGAACTGGGATCGGCCTACAGCAACAACGTGCTGGATGCCACAATGGGCTGGAGCAAGCTGATCACCGACGAAAGCGAACTGGCGGGGATGCCGGAAAGCGCGCTGGCCGCGGCGAAAGCCCAGGCCGAAGCCAAAGAGCAGGAAGGCTGGCTGCTGACGCTGGATATCCCAAGCTATCTGCCGGTCATGACGTACTGCGACAACGCCGCGCTGCGTGAAGAGATGTATCGCGCCTACGCAACACGCGCCTCCGATCAGGGACCGAACGCCGGTAAGTGGGATAACGGCCCTGTCATGGCGGAAGAGCTGGCGCTGCGTCACGAACTGGCACAATTGCTGGGCTTTGACTCCTACGCCGATAAATCGCTGGCGACCAAAATGGCGCAGAGCCCGTCTCAGGTGATCGATTTCCTCAATGACCTGGCGGAACGCGCCCGTCCGCAGGGCGAAAAAGAGCTCGAGCAGCTGCGCGCCTTCGCCCAGAAAGAGCACGGCGTAACGCAGCTCAATCCGTGGGATCTCACCTATTACGGCGAAAAGCAGAAGCAGCATCTCTACACCATCAGCGATGAGCAGCTGCGTCCTTACTTCCCGGAAGAGCGGGCCGTCGCCGGTCTGTTTGAAGTGGTCAAACGCATTTACGGCATCACGGCGAAGCAGCGCACCGACGTCGAGGTTTATCACCCTGACGTGAAGTTCTTCGATCTGTTCGATGAAACCGGTGAACTGCGCGGCAGCTTCTACCTCGACCTCTACGCCCGTGAGCACAAGCGCGGCGGAGCCTGGATGGATGACTGCGTCGGCCAGATGCGGAAGGCCGATGGCAGCCTGCAGAAGCCGGTCGCCTACCTGACCTGTAACTTTAACCGCCCGGTAAAAGGCAAACCGGCGCTGTTCACGCATGACGAAGTGATTACCCTGTTCCATGAGTTTGGACACGGCCTGCACCACATGCTGACCCGTATCGAAGCGCCGGGCGTATCCGGCATCAACGGGGTGCCGTGGGATGCGGTCGAACTGCCAAGTCAGTTCATGGAAAACTGGTGCTGGGAACCTGACGCGCTGGCCTTTATCTCCGGTCACTATGAAACCGGCGAGCCGCTGCCGAAAGCGCTGCTGGATAAAATGCTGGCGGCTAAAAACTACCAGGCGGCGCTGTTTATCCTGCGTCAGCTTGAGTTTGGTCTGTTCGACTTCCGTCTGCATACCGAGTTTAACCCGGAGAAAGGCGCGCAGATTCTGGAAACCCTGCGTGAAGTGAAAAGCCGCGTGGCGGTCGTTCCGAGCCCGGAGTGGGGCCGCTTCCCGCACGCCTTCAGCCATATCTTCGCGGGTGGCTATGCTGCCGGTTACTACAGCTATCTGTGGGCCGATGTGCTGGCGGCAGACGCCTATTCCCGCTTCGAAGAAGAGGGCATCTTCAACCGTGAAACCGGTCAGTCGTTCCTGGATAACATCCTGACACGCGGGGGATCTGAAGAGCCGATGGAGCTGTTCAAACGTTTCCGTGGGCGTGAGCCGCAGCTCGATGCGATGCTGGAACATTACGGCATTCAGGGATAA
- a CDS encoding aldo/keto reductase — protein MKLRTLGRTGQRVSEVGFGAWAIGGTWGEVSLEDARAALNAALDAGITFIDTADVYGDGRSEKIIAEVLNARGGERPFVATKLGRRLSPHVAQGYTAENLNAFIDRSRENLQTDTLDLVQLHCPPTEVYYNPDVFAIMDEMVAAGKIRHYGVSVEKVEEGLKALAFPNVSSIQLIYNIFRQRPAELLLREAKRREVAIIARVPLASGLLTGKMRADSVFAADDHRSFNRDGEAFDKGETFSGVPYDVALAAVEEIRRLVPGDITMAMFALRWILMNEEVSVVIPGAKNREQAEANARASDVEALSAETMTALKQIYQEKIAPHVHQRW, from the coding sequence TTTTGGCGCATGGGCCATTGGCGGCACCTGGGGAGAAGTGAGCCTGGAGGATGCCAGAGCGGCCCTGAACGCCGCGCTGGATGCGGGTATAACTTTTATCGACACCGCCGATGTCTATGGCGATGGCCGTTCCGAAAAAATCATTGCTGAGGTGCTGAATGCGCGCGGCGGCGAACGCCCGTTTGTGGCCACCAAGCTCGGCCGTCGCCTCTCGCCCCACGTCGCCCAGGGCTATACGGCAGAGAACCTCAACGCCTTTATCGACCGCTCACGGGAGAATCTGCAGACCGACACCCTGGATCTGGTGCAGCTGCACTGCCCGCCAACGGAGGTTTACTACAACCCGGACGTGTTCGCGATAATGGATGAGATGGTGGCCGCCGGGAAGATCCGTCACTACGGCGTCTCCGTTGAGAAGGTTGAGGAAGGTCTGAAGGCGCTGGCATTTCCCAACGTCTCGTCGATTCAGCTGATCTACAACATTTTCCGCCAGCGTCCGGCGGAACTGCTGCTGCGCGAAGCGAAACGACGCGAGGTGGCGATTATCGCCCGTGTGCCGCTGGCCTCTGGCCTGCTGACCGGCAAGATGCGCGCCGACAGCGTGTTTGCGGCGGACGATCACCGCAGCTTTAACCGTGACGGTGAAGCGTTCGATAAAGGCGAAACCTTCTCAGGCGTGCCGTACGACGTGGCTCTGGCCGCGGTCGAGGAGATCCGCCGGCTGGTGCCAGGTGACATCACGATGGCGATGTTTGCGCTGCGCTGGATCCTGATGAACGAGGAGGTCAGCGTGGTGATCCCTGGCGCGAAAAACCGTGAGCAGGCGGAAGCCAACGCCCGCGCCAGTGACGTTGAGGCACTCTCTGCGGAGACAATGACCGCGCTGAAGCAGATCTATCAGGAGAAAATTGCACCGCATGTGCATCAGCGCTGGTAG
- the pitA gene encoding inorganic phosphate transporter PitA, with protein sequence MLHLFAGLDLSTSLLLVLALLFVLFYEAINGFHDTANAVATVIYTRAMRAQLAVVMAGVFNFLGVLLGGLSVAYAIVHMLPTDLLLNVGSAHGLAMVFSMLLAAIIWNLGTWYLGLPASSSHTLIGAIIGIGLTNALMSGTSVVDALNIPKVLNIFLSLILSPIVGLVLAGGLIFILRRYWSSTKKRARIHMTPADREKIDGKKKPPFWTRIALIVSAIGVSYSHGANDGQKGIGLIMLVLIGVAPAGFVVNMNASGYDITRTRDAVNHLEQYYQQHNASLTHIIQMAPPKLPTPEEVPAASPKEFHCDSARALQAVQGAQVLLNNLQSYDQLTVDQRGHMRRLLLCISDTADKAARLPETSADDKRFLNKLKSDLLGTIEYAPIWIIVAVALALGTGTMIGWRRVATTIGEKIGKKGMTYAQGMSAQVTAALSIGIASYTGMPVSTTHILSSSVAGTMLVDGGGLQSRTIKNIAMAWVFTLPVCILLSGSLYWIALKLV encoded by the coding sequence ATGCTACATCTGTTTGCTGGTCTAGACCTCAGTACTAGCCTGTTATTGGTTCTTGCCCTGCTGTTTGTATTGTTTTACGAAGCAATCAACGGTTTTCACGACACGGCCAACGCAGTTGCGACGGTCATCTATACCCGTGCCATGCGGGCCCAGCTTGCTGTGGTCATGGCCGGTGTCTTCAACTTCCTTGGCGTGCTGCTCGGTGGATTGAGTGTCGCTTACGCTATCGTTCATATGCTTCCCACCGATCTGTTGCTGAATGTTGGATCGGCGCACGGTCTCGCCATGGTGTTCTCCATGCTGCTGGCGGCGATTATCTGGAACCTCGGCACCTGGTATCTCGGGCTGCCTGCCTCCAGCTCCCATACGCTGATTGGTGCCATCATCGGTATCGGTCTGACCAATGCTCTGATGAGCGGAACGTCGGTCGTTGATGCGCTCAACATCCCGAAAGTGCTGAATATCTTCCTCTCGCTGATCCTGTCGCCAATTGTCGGCCTGGTGCTGGCAGGGGGGCTGATCTTTATTCTGCGCCGCTACTGGAGCAGCACCAAGAAGCGGGCGCGCATCCACATGACGCCTGCGGACCGCGAGAAGATCGACGGCAAGAAAAAGCCGCCGTTCTGGACCCGTATCGCCCTGATTGTTTCGGCAATCGGCGTGAGCTACTCGCACGGTGCGAACGACGGTCAGAAAGGCATTGGCCTGATCATGCTGGTCCTGATCGGTGTGGCACCTGCCGGGTTCGTGGTCAACATGAACGCCTCCGGCTATGACATCACGCGTACCCGCGATGCGGTCAACCACCTTGAGCAGTACTATCAGCAGCATAACGCGTCGCTGACGCACATCATCCAGATGGCACCGCCTAAGCTGCCAACGCCGGAAGAAGTGCCTGCGGCCAGCCCGAAAGAGTTCCATTGTGACAGCGCGCGCGCACTGCAGGCGGTACAGGGTGCACAGGTGCTGCTGAACAATCTGCAAAGCTACGATCAGCTGACCGTAGACCAGCGCGGTCATATGCGTCGCCTGCTGCTGTGTATCTCTGATACCGCAGACAAAGCGGCCCGTCTGCCGGAAACCTCAGCGGATGACAAGCGCTTCCTCAATAAACTGAAAAGCGACCTGCTGGGCACGATCGAGTATGCGCCGATCTGGATTATTGTGGCCGTCGCGCTGGCGCTGGGCACCGGTACGATGATTGGCTGGCGTCGTGTTGCCACCACCATCGGTGAGAAGATTGGTAAAAAGGGCATGACCTATGCGCAGGGTATGTCAGCGCAGGTTACCGCCGCGCTGTCGATTGGCATCGCCAGCTACACCGGGATGCCTGTTTCCACCACGCACATCCTCTCCTCGTCGGTAGCCGGTACAATGCTGGTCGACGGCGGCGGATTGCAGAGCCGGACCATCAAGAATATCGCCATGGCCTGGGTCTTCACCCTGCCGGTCTGTATTCTGCTTTCCGGTTCGCTCTACTGGATTGCCCTGAAACTGGTGTAA
- a CDS encoding 23S rRNA (adenine(2030)-N(6))-methyltransferase RlmJ yields MLSYRHSFHAGNHADVLKHTVLSLIITALKEKEKPFFYLDTHAGAGRYQLSGEHAERTGEYLEGIARIWQQPDAPALLQPYFDAIGALNRGPALRYYPGSPLIARHLLREDDKLQLTELHSSDYPLLRNEFSKDNRARVDRADGYQQLKAKLPPLSRRGLVLIDPPYEMKSDYQAVVKGIQEGHKRFGTGIFALWYPVVLRQQIKHMLRDLEATGIRNILQIELATRPDSDQRGMTASGMIVINPPWKLADQMNTVLPWLHKKLVPAGTGHFVVNQIVPE; encoded by the coding sequence ATGCTGAGTTATCGCCATAGCTTCCATGCCGGCAACCATGCCGACGTGCTGAAGCACACCGTTCTGAGCCTGATCATCACGGCGCTGAAAGAGAAAGAGAAACCGTTTTTCTACCTGGACACCCATGCCGGTGCCGGCCGCTACCAGCTCAGCGGCGAACACGCCGAACGTACCGGTGAATATCTGGAAGGGATTGCCCGCATCTGGCAGCAGCCCGACGCACCCGCACTGCTGCAGCCCTATTTTGACGCGATCGGCGCGCTGAATCGCGGCCCCGCGCTGCGTTACTATCCCGGCTCCCCGCTGATCGCCCGTCACCTGCTGCGTGAAGATGACAAACTGCAGCTCACCGAACTGCACTCCAGCGACTACCCGCTGCTGCGTAACGAATTCAGCAAAGACAACCGCGCCCGCGTCGATCGCGCCGACGGGTATCAGCAGTTGAAAGCGAAGCTGCCCCCGCTGTCGCGTCGCGGTCTGGTGCTGATCGACCCGCCGTATGAGATGAAAAGTGACTATCAGGCGGTCGTGAAAGGGATCCAGGAAGGCCACAAACGTTTCGGCACCGGCATCTTTGCGCTGTGGTATCCAGTGGTGTTACGCCAGCAGATCAAGCATATGCTGCGCGACCTGGAAGCGACCGGCATTCGCAATATTCTGCAGATCGAGCTGGCGACCCGCCCGGACAGCGATCAGCGCGGCATGACCGCCTCCGGCATGATTGTGATCAACCCGCCGTGGAAGCTGGCCGATCAGATGAATACCGTGCTGCCGTGGCTGCACAAAAAACTGGTTCCGGCAGGCACCGGTCACTTCGTGGTAAACCAGATCGTTCCTGAATAA
- a CDS encoding NAD(P)/FAD-dependent oxidoreductase, whose amino-acid sequence MEQFDVIIIGAGAAGLFCAAQAGQRGRRVLLLDNGKKPGRKILMSGGGRCNFTNLYTEPAAYLSHNPHFCKSALARYTQWDFIDLVNRHGIAWHEKTLGQLFCDDSAQQIVDLLLAECDKGNVTLRLRSEVLSVARDDSGYTLQLNGSTVQAQKLVIASGGLSMPGLGASPFGYRIADQFGLNVYPTRAALVPFTLHKPLLEQLQTLSGVALDTTIDAQDGTRFKEAMLFTHRGLSGPAVLQISSYWLPGEFVTIDLSPATPLEAFLTAQRNAHPNLSLKNSLAKILPKRLVDVLQGMKMVPDVTLKQLNSRQQSELAQALHAWRIQPNGTEGYRTAEVTLGGVDTTQLSSKTMEARGVPGLYFIGEVADVTGWLGGYNFQWAWSSAWACAQAL is encoded by the coding sequence GTGGAACAGTTTGACGTTATCATCATTGGTGCCGGTGCCGCAGGGCTGTTCTGTGCCGCTCAGGCCGGGCAGCGCGGACGCCGCGTATTACTGCTGGATAACGGCAAAAAGCCGGGTCGTAAGATTCTGATGTCGGGCGGTGGCCGCTGCAATTTTACCAATCTCTACACCGAACCGGCGGCCTATCTGTCGCACAATCCCCACTTCTGTAAATCCGCGCTGGCGCGTTACACCCAGTGGGATTTTATCGATCTGGTGAATCGCCACGGGATTGCCTGGCACGAGAAAACCCTGGGTCAGCTCTTCTGCGACGACTCGGCTCAGCAGATCGTTGATCTGCTGCTGGCCGAATGCGACAAAGGGAACGTGACGCTGCGGCTGCGCAGCGAGGTGCTCAGCGTGGCGCGCGACGACAGCGGCTATACGCTGCAACTCAATGGCAGCACGGTTCAGGCGCAGAAGCTGGTGATCGCCAGCGGCGGCCTGTCGATGCCGGGCCTGGGCGCCTCGCCGTTTGGCTACAGAATCGCGGATCAGTTCGGCCTGAACGTCTATCCGACGCGGGCGGCGCTGGTGCCTTTTACCCTGCATAAGCCGCTGCTGGAGCAGTTACAGACGCTGTCAGGCGTCGCGCTGGACACCACGATCGACGCGCAGGATGGCACCCGCTTTAAAGAGGCGATGCTGTTCACCCACCGCGGCCTCTCCGGCCCGGCGGTGTTGCAGATCTCCAGCTACTGGCTGCCGGGTGAATTCGTTACGATCGATCTGTCGCCCGCTACGCCGCTGGAGGCGTTTCTGACGGCCCAGCGCAACGCGCACCCGAACCTGAGCCTGAAAAACAGCCTGGCGAAGATCCTGCCGAAGCGGCTGGTGGACGTGCTGCAGGGAATGAAGATGGTGCCGGATGTCACTCTGAAGCAGCTCAACAGCAGGCAGCAGAGCGAACTGGCGCAGGCGCTGCACGCCTGGCGTATCCAGCCCAATGGCACCGAGGGTTACCGCACGGCGGAGGTGACGCTCGGCGGTGTGGATACCACCCAGCTCTCCTCGAAAACGATGGAAGCGCGCGGGGTGCCGGGACTCTACTTTATCGGTGAAGTTGCCGATGTCACCGGCTGGCTGGGCGGCTATAACTTCCAGTGGGCCTGGAGTTCCGCCTGGGCCTGCGCCCAGGCGTTGTAA
- the uspA gene encoding universal stress protein UspA, whose protein sequence is MAYKHILIAVDLSPESQLLVDKAVSLARPYDARISLIHVDVNYSDLYTGLIDVNLGDMQKRISEETHTALKGLSDAAGYPISETLSGSGDLGQVLVDAIKKYDVDLVVCGHHQDFWSKLMSSARQLINTVHIDMLIVPLRDEDDA, encoded by the coding sequence ATGGCTTATAAACACATCCTGATTGCAGTAGACCTTTCCCCGGAAAGTCAGTTGCTGGTGGATAAGGCCGTCTCGCTGGCGCGTCCGTACGATGCCAGAATTTCCCTGATTCACGTTGATGTGAATTACTCTGACCTCTACACCGGCCTGATCGATGTCAATCTGGGGGATATGCAGAAGCGCATTTCCGAAGAGACGCATACCGCGCTGAAAGGGTTGTCGGACGCAGCAGGCTATCCCATCAGTGAGACGCTGAGCGGCAGCGGCGACCTGGGCCAGGTGCTGGTGGATGCGATTAAGAAATATGATGTTGATCTGGTCGTGTGTGGTCATCATCAGGATTTCTGGAGCAAACTGATGTCCTCTGCCCGCCAGCTGATCAATACCGTGCACATCGACATGCTGATTGTGCCGCTACGCGATGAAGATGACGCGTGA
- the uspB gene encoding universal stress protein UspB has protein sequence MISTVALFWALCVVCIVNMARYFSSLRALLAVLRGCDPLLYQYVDGAGFFTSHGQPSKQVRLVTYIWAKRYLDHHDDEFIRRCERVRGQFILTSALCGLVVISLVGLAIWH, from the coding sequence ATGATCAGCACTGTTGCGCTTTTCTGGGCTCTTTGTGTGGTGTGTATCGTAAATATGGCGCGCTATTTCTCATCACTGCGCGCGCTGCTGGCGGTGCTGCGGGGCTGTGATCCGCTGCTGTATCAGTATGTCGATGGTGCGGGCTTTTTCACTTCTCACGGCCAGCCGAGCAAACAGGTGCGGCTGGTAACCTATATCTGGGCAAAGCGTTACCTTGACCACCATGACGATGAGTTCATCCGGCGCTGTGAGCGGGTGCGGGGGCAGTTCATTCTGACCAGCGCGCTGTGCGGGCTGGTGGTGATCAGTCTGGTGGGGCTGGCGATCTGGCATTAA
- the rsmJ gene encoding 16S rRNA (guanine(1516)-N(2))-methyltransferase RsmJ has translation MKICLLDESGAGNGALSHLAQRWRLEHDDAAPLALVQTATHLELRKRDEPRLGGIFVDFVTGAMAHRRRFGGGRGEAVAKAVGIKGSYLPDVVDATAGLGRDAFVLAALGCRVRMLERHPVVAALLEDGLQRGYQDAEIGPWLRERLTLIHAASAQALGEITPQPDVVYLDPMYPHRQKSALVKKEMRVFQSLVGPDEDADALLEPARRLAKKRIVVKRPDYAPPLAGVETQAAVVTKSHRFDIYPPLTGAAQSGS, from the coding sequence GTGAAAATCTGTTTACTTGATGAATCGGGCGCCGGAAACGGCGCCTTATCACATTTAGCGCAGCGCTGGCGGCTGGAGCACGATGACGCCGCGCCGCTGGCCCTGGTGCAGACGGCCACGCATCTGGAGCTGCGCAAGCGTGATGAGCCCCGGCTGGGCGGCATTTTTGTCGATTTCGTCACCGGGGCGATGGCGCATCGCCGCCGCTTTGGTGGCGGTCGCGGTGAAGCCGTGGCGAAAGCGGTCGGCATCAAAGGCAGCTACCTGCCGGATGTGGTTGATGCCACGGCCGGTCTGGGGCGGGATGCGTTTGTGCTGGCGGCGCTGGGTTGCCGGGTGCGGATGCTGGAACGTCATCCGGTGGTGGCTGCACTGCTGGAAGATGGCCTGCAGCGCGGTTATCAGGATGCCGAAATCGGGCCCTGGCTGCGCGAACGGCTGACGCTGATTCATGCCGCCAGCGCACAGGCGCTGGGCGAGATCACGCCGCAGCCCGATGTGGTCTATCTTGACCCGATGTATCCCCATCGCCAGAAAAGTGCGTTAGTGAAAAAGGAGATGCGGGTATTCCAGTCGCTGGTTGGCCCCGATGAAGACGCGGATGCGTTACTGGAACCGGCCCGCCGGCTGGCCAAGAAGCGCATTGTGGTTAAACGGCCAGACTACGCGCCGCCGCTGGCAGGCGTGGAGACGCAGGCGGCGGTGGTCACCAAAAGTCATCGCTTCGATATCTATCCTCCTCTGACAGGCGCGGCGCAATCCGGGTCGTGA